The sequence below is a genomic window from Streptomyces sp. NBC_00582.
TGGTGGCGCCGGGGCCACCTCCAGGAAGATCTCCCACAGCCCATCTGGCACCAGCCGCTCAACTATTTCCACGCCAGGGCAACGATCCAACGCCATCAAGACGCCGGGGCGGGCACATATCCATCCCGATGCCGTATTCTCTGAAATTATTGTCGGGCCTTGCTTGTGGCCACGATGTCGATGGCGACTTGAAGTGGTGTCTCGGCATTGCCAAGTAACGCCCGGGTGATTGCGATCGCCTGGATGATGCCCGTGCCGCGCTCCGCCAGGAGGGTCTGGACAGCCTCCATCCCGTCGCGCTCAAGGACTGGTCGGGACTGCTCGACCAGGTCGGTCCAGCGTGCGGCGTCCTCAGGGCTCAGCCCGATGACGTGGTTAAACATGACTTCCTCTTCCCGTGATGAGTCGATGACATGCGCTCACGTCTCGTCAGCGCCCACTGCTGCAGCCAGGTTCTTCACGGCGTCAGCATATTCACGGCGGTCGAACTTAAACGGGCCGAACCTTGAGTAGTCGCGTTTCTTGCGGTGGGGCTGTTCGAAGGAGTTGGCCCCATCGCTCCGGTGGATCGTCCATGGAAATGGTCTTCCATAGGGCCGAATCGAAAGAACTGTGGGATAAGACCTCCGTAGGCTCTATTTGGGCAATTTTGTCCTATGTGCCGGCGAGGCCTTGTATCGGTGGCTGTGTGGGGTGTGCTTATCCCGCTGGGGTCTCATGGGCAACCCGCAGTCGAAGGTCGAGTTGTACGCGGCGATCCGCCGGGATCACCGGATAGGGATATCACTGCGGGCGCTTCAGCTGAGGAAAAGTGCTGCAAGCCTTGGGAGACGGCGCCTTATCTGCCTTTCATCTTCGGGGTCCCAGTTCCATTTTTCACCCAGCGGCTTGTCCGGACGCGCCATGGCTCTCAGCGCGGTCTCGACGGCTGTATCGAGTGAGTCGGTTTCCCCTCGGACCCTTCGGTATGCATCCGAGATCAAATAGCTCACAGACTCGTAGCCGATCCAGCCTCCTTCCTCGCGGCTCATGCAGGTAACAGTGGGCAAGTCGGCAAGAAAGTCGGGATTTGCCACCGCGCGGCTGAATGTGTCCCGCCCGAGGAGGATCAGCCCACCACGGAAGTCGCTGAAGCCGTCATCCGTGTAGCTACCCTCAATCAAGTAGGCGGCCATGCACAACGAATACTGATAGGCCGAATCCTTCACCTCGACGTACTTGACGTAAAAGTCAACGATCTCAGCCGGCTCCAGCGCGGCAAGGACATCGACCAGCGCCTCAGGCAGTGGGTCATCAGGTAGTTCCCGATCGTCGGCGCGGTCACCGACCGCGGCCCGAGCCCTGTCGACAAATCCCCACCACTCATTTATGTCCATGACGTCACAGTAAGGGTTGTCCTGTAAACGATCTTCGGGTCGATGCGTGTCCACTCCGAACCAGTAGGCCGGCACGTCATGGGTGACCCCGTGGCGAAGATGGACGAGCGTGGCCAGGAGCCGGTCGACGAACACCAGCCGGTGCTTCGCGCCGGCACCCACGGCGCGCTTTCGCGGTCGAGCGGCAAGCCTCGCTTGGTGGCGCTCCTGCCCCAACGGGCTACCTCGGCCCACGAGTTCAGAAATCACTCCAGCAGTCAGACCCGTGATCCGCCGATTGCTGATGCTCACTGCACGCGTCGAGTTCCCCACCCACCTGACCATGATCAACTACCCAGGCTCGACGTCTCACCCCTACCGTGCACGAGCTCGTTAGGCCGAACCATGGGGCAGCCTATGCGCAGCCGTCATGCTCGGATGCGCCCGCCTGCACCAGCTCACCTTCGCGTTCCGGCGCGCGGCACACTGCCAACGGGACAGCCGCCGCTCCACCATCACCCGGGCCGTCGGTGAGGTTCGGCCCCTGCTCGCCGAGCGAGGCTGCACCGTCAGCCCCGACGTGCGGCTGCGGTCTCTGGCCGAGGTCGTCGACGCACGAACTCGTAAGGGTTGTCCCGTAACTGATCTTTGGCACATGAGCGGTTGGCCGGGATTGGCTCCTGGGTCCCACCCCTGGGGGAGGCGCCGGACTAATTCACCCTTGCGACCGCACGACACGGCAGCGGATGGCAGGGGCTGTTCGCCCTACAACGTGCGGACCCCCCAAGGGGCATGAGAGGGACCCCTGTTATCGTGCGTCGATGTCAACGATCAAGCAGGTCCAAGTGACCTTCGACTGCGCGGAACCTGCGCGTCTCGCCGGCTTCTGGTGCGAGGTGCTGGGGTACGTCGTACCTCCGGTCCCGGCGGGGTTCGCCACTTGGGAGGACTACCATCGTTCACTGCCGCCAGAGGATCAGGTGATCTACTTCGCGTGTAGTGATCCCTCGGGTGTGGGCCCGCGCCTGCTCTTCCAGCGCGTTCCCGAAGGGAAGGTCGTTAAGAACCGGCTGCATCTTGACGTGCGGGCCGGTATCGGGCTCGTGGGTGAGGAGCGCCTGGCCACGCTTGAAGCCGAGTGTGCACGGCTGGTCGCGCTTGGCGCGGAACATGTACGAACGATGCGTGCCGACGGAGAGAACGAGTCGTGCATTGTGATGCGGGACATCGAGGGCAACGAGTTCTGTCTCGACTGAGGATCCTCCGCGTCGGCGAGGTGGGGGCGCCGTCTCCCTCGGGCTCTGTGGTCTCGTATGCGGCGGGAGTTATCCCGTGAGAGCGAGGTTGTGCAGTCGGGCGATGCCGAGCATGGCGTGGCGGACGCCGTCGCCCTTGAGACGGCAGTCGCGGAGGATCTTCCAGGTCTTCATGCGGGCGAAAAACGTGCTCGACGCCGGCGCGGACCTGTTTGTGCGAGCGATTGTGCTCCCGCTTCCAGCCCGGCAACTCCTCGCCTGGGTGCGGCGGTGGGGCATGAGGAGCCCGGTGCCCGGATGAGGTCCAGGCGCTGGGGGAACACCGGATCGTGGTCCCGGGCCATGGCCCGGTGGGCGGGGAGGAGGTGTTCGACGACACCCGCGCCTGGCTGGAGGACTACCGGGAGGTGGCCAGGCCACGGGTACCCGTCGCCGACATCGCCCGCGAAATGAGCCGCCGACACCCCGACCGTGCCCTGCCCATGCTGCTCTGGCTCACCCGAGGCCCCTCGTTCGGGCTCGTCGGACCCAAGGAACTCGGAGTGCCGCCGGAGGTGCTCGGAGGCTGAGCCCGAAGTACCCCACCTCGCAGCCCCTCGCCTTGCACAGCAGTGGCGTGAGCGGCTACGCAGGCGGCGACGTACGTTGGGAGGCGCGGAAGCCCAGGGGGGTGCGGCCGGTGTGGCGCTGGAAGAACTTGCCGAAGTGGGTGGCGCTGGTGAAGCCGAGGCGGGCCGCGATGGTGGAGGCGGGCTCGGTGCCGTGGGCGAGGAGCCGCTTGGCCTCCAGGACGAGGCGCTGGTCGAGGTAGTCCTTGGCGCTGAGGCCCGCCGCGGTCTGAGTGGCGCGGGTGAGGGTGCGGGTGGAGTAGCCGAGCTCGCGGGCGTAGTCGTCGATGCGATGGGTGCGGGAGAAACCTCGTTCGACAGCGTCACGGAAGCGCAGGAAGGGCTCGGGGGCCGATTCCGCGGCCTGGCCGTGCTGCCGCAGGTGGGCCAGACGCAGGAGTACGACGTCGAGCAGGCGGTGCAGCAGGGCGGTGTGCACGGGCAGCGGATGGCGGTGCGACTGGGAGAATTCCGCGGCCAGTTGCTCGGCCGCGGCGGCCAGTACGGGGGCCTCCGAAGGATCGGGGCTGTACAAGGGCATCGGGGCGGTGCCGGTGCCGAGTCCGGCCAGTTCTGCGGTCTCGGGGGCGACGAAGTCCTCCTGGAAGAAGATCAGGACGGCCTCGGCCTGCTCAGGGTTTTGCCACTGGTGCACCTGGCCGGGCCGAATCCACAGCCAGGAACCGGGCGGCAGTACGTACCCGGTGAAGTCGACGCGGTGGCGCAGGGTGCCGGCGGTGACCAGCATCAGGGCGTGGAAGTCCGCCCGGTGCGGGGTGGCGATGTGCCAAGGCCAGTCACGGGTGCGCTCGCGGAAGTCGGCCAGGGTCATGACCTCCATGCCCGCCGGGGTTCCGGCCGGAGGCTGGAAAACAACCTTCGGCAGGCCCGTCTCCGGCCGACCGGGCTTCTGCCGCGCTTGTCGCCTGTGGACCATCACGAGACCGCAGCGTACCTCGCGGGACCTCCGCTTCGGGCCCAGTATGGAGTTGTTCCAGGGGCGCGGGCCCGTCGGGATGGAAAGCCGGCCGTGTCCGTTACGGCCGATGGTCGGCCGTGAGCCGGCCCTCAGCGATCCGCCCCTTCCCGCTTCCTCTCATCACCGCTCATCCGCATTCCGACAGGAGCACAGTCATGCACGGCACCCTCACGATCATCGACAAGGGCCAGGTCCGCATCCACAGCTACGTCTCGCCCGAGGACGGCCTGGGCGTCACCACCCAGCTGATCGAGACGCCGTCGCGGATCATCGCCGTCGACGCGCAGTTCGTCCTGGCCTACGCCGACGAGGTCGTCGCCTACGCCAAGAGCCTGGGCAAGCCGCTCGACCGCCTCGTCATCAGCCACGCGCATCCGGACCACTACCAGGGCGCGGCCCGCTTCGGCGTCCCCGTGCACGCCCTGCCTGAGACCGTCGCGGAGATCGTCGCCATGGGTGCCAAGACGGACCTGCCCACCGGCGCCGAGATCCCGCTCGCCGACATGACTCCGACCGTGGAGATCACCCCGGGCACCGAGGTCATCGACGGCATCCCGTTCGTGTTCGAGAAGGTCACCGGCGGCGAGATCCACACCACCCTCGTGATCAAGCTGCCCGAGCAGGGTGTCCTGGTCGCTCAGGACGTCGCCTACAACCACACCCACCTGTGGTTCCTGGACAAGGACTTCGACGGCTGGCAGGCCAACATCGACCGCTTCGCAGCCGAGACCGAGTACGACACCATCCTGCCCGGCCACGGCGAGCCGACCACCCCCGCCATCTGGGCCGAGCTCACCGACTACGTCAACGCCGGCCGGGAGCTGCTCGGTGACGACGGCGACGCCTACAAGAAGGCCATCACCGAGCGCTACCCCGCCTACCAGGGCGCAGCCCTCATCGACGTCGCCAACACCTACATGTTCGGCCCCAAGAACTGAAGTCCGCGCCGACCTTCCAGCAAACCGCCCAAGCCTCAAGAGAGGGAACATCGTGACTTCCCGCATGGCCGGCCAGCGCACGGCCACCCGTCGCATCCTCCTCGCCACGGTCGCCACGTCCGCCCTGCTGGGCGCCGCGACCGTACCCGCCATCGCCTCGCCGCCCGTCAGCGCGGGTCACGCCTTCGGGCACGTCGACGGCGGCGCCCGGCTCGACTACCAGAAGACCGTCGCCGTACGTGTCCTCAAGGGGGCGTTCGAGCAGGGTGACACCGAGGTCGTGGACAGGTTCGTGCGGGCCGACTACATCCAGCACAACCCCCTCGCGTCCGATGGCCCCGAGGCGTTGAAGAACTTCGCTGCCGGGTTGCATCAGCAGTTCCCCGACACCAAGTACGACGTCAAGCGGGTCATCTCCGAGAACGACCTCGTCGTGGTGCACTCCAACCTCGTACTGACGCCGGGAAGTCGAGGCTCGGCCGTATTCGACATCTTCCGGTTCCAGGACGGCAAGATCGCCGAGCACTGGGACACCCTGCAGGACGTCCCCGGCAGCAGTGTCAACGGCAACGACATGTTCTCCACCATCAGTCGGCCGCACACAGGACAACCTGGTCCGCGAGGGCTCACCGCCTCCAACAAGAAGCTCGTCATCAAGGCATTCGACCAGCTCATCGTCGGCAAGGATCTGTCCGCGCTCGACACGTACTGGAGCGCCGGGTACCACCAGCACAATCCCGGCATCGCGGATGGTGTGGCCGGTGCGCGGGACGGGCTCGGGGCGTACTTCCGGGCGTTCCCGGAGCTGACCGTCTCCCGCAAGCGCGTTGTCGCCGAGGGGGATCTGGTCGCCGTCCACAGTCACTACGTGAACGCGCCCGGCGAGCGCGGGCAGTCCGTAGTGGATCTGTTCCGGGTACAGGGCGGGAAGATCGTCGAGCACTGGGACGTGCTTCAGGACGTGCCGGCCACCTCCGCCAACGACAACACGATGTTCTGAATCCGAGGGGCGTTCACGAAAACGGAATGCCCCTCTGTGTTTCCCGTGGGTTCCCCGCCGGGCGGGTGGGATCTCGCTTTCACCACGCCGGATCACGGTCGTTGTGGCACACGGGCCGGGACGGGAAGCGCCGGGGCGACGCATGCGGCGCTGTCGGCTGAAGTCGACCGTGCCGTGCCCCGGACGTCCCTCAACGGTCCCGTCCACCGGTCTGTCCGTGTGCCCCGGCGACCTTGCCGTGTGCATGTTGTCGGCTCTGTTCTCGTGTAGCTACGGCGAGAGGACAGGTAGCTCAGCGTGGCTTCAGCCCTCTGCTGGAGTACGGGGCTGGGGCAGTGGTCCGTTGTTCATGGCGGCGAAGTCGGCGTGGGCCTGTTCGACGGCTGCGGGGTACGCCTCGCGCTTGGCGTGCTCGGCGAGCGCCCGGTGGATGCTGCCCACCGACGGGCTCTGTCCCTTGCGCTTGCCGGTGGGGATGATCAGGTCGGGCTGGATCTGCTCGACGGACTCGCCGCCCGCGCGGCGGCGGAGCACGGTGGGGAGCATGTCGTCGGTGATGACCGGCGGCCGCCGTGCTTGCCCTTGCGTGCTGCGGTGTCGAGCCCTTCGAGTGTCGACTCGCGGATGTTCTCCCGCTCGGTCTCCACCATCGCTGCGAAGAACGTGAACAGCAGCTTCCCCGGCCCGGTGGGGTTGTAGATGCCGGGCAGGGGCCCGGCAAGCATCTTCAGGACCGAGCCGTGGGCGGTGAGGTGGTCGGCGAGCGCGGTGAGTTCGGCGGCGTCCCGGCCGAGGGCCGGGGACCTGTCACCGGCGTGGGGTCAGCGGGGCGGTCCGGACCGGCGGGCGCGCTCCAGGAGACGGGGGTCGGCAGCCCAGGGGGCGGGGGCCAGGGCGTGGCCGGGGCCACCACCGGTCGGCGTGTCGCCGGAGCGCACGGGCCTGCCGGTGAGCGCGGCGCCGGCGGGACGGCCGAAGGCGAGGACGTGGCCATCGCGGGTGCCGACGTAGACGCGGCCGCCGTCGGTGGCGGGGACGGAGAACTTGGAGGCGACGCCGATCGGGGCCGACCACAGCTTCTTCAGGGTGCCGTCCACCGGTGTGGCCTCGTACGCGCGCAGCTGGCCGTTCGCGCCGCTCGAACCGTCCGAGTACACCGCCCAGACGACCGCCGAGCCGGGGGTGGTGCCCGTGGAGGTGATCACCGGGGAGCCGGAGGCGAAGCCGAAGGTCTCAGTGGAGCGGCCGGCGTCGCTGAGCCCGGGCAGGCCGACGCCGTTCACGCCGTACTTGAAGGCGCGCAGCGGGCCGCGCCCGCCGATCGTGTAGACGTAGCCGCCCTCTCCGCCGTACACGCCCGGGTGGCCCCAGACGCCTTCGTAGGGGCCGAAGGTGCCGAGGACCTTGTCGGCGCCGCTCGCTCCCTGGCTGCGGCCGCCGAGGTCGTCGCGGTCGAGGAGGAACAGCCGGCCGTCCTTGCCGATCTGTACCAGGAGGTGCGGGTGCTGGGCCGTGCCGAAGACGTCGTCCGGGAGGGCGGCCGGGCCGCCGGAGCCGAGGTCGGCGTCGAGCAGGTCGAGGACGGGGGCGTTGGAGGGGCTGAAGAAGTCCTGCGCGGACAACGTGCCGTCGCTGTTGACACCGAGGCGTACGACGGAGTCACCGAGCTGGCCCGGCGGCTTCGCACCCGGGCCGGCCGCCGGGGAGGTGCCGTTGCCCGTGGAGAGCAGGATGCGGCCGGGCCCGTCGGAGACCAGGCCGCCACCGCTCATCCAGACGCCCCCCTTGCCGTTGTCGGAGGAGGTCACGGTGGACCACAGGGTGGTCCCGCGGGTGGCGGTGTCGACCCGCAGGACATGGCCGACGTAGGGGGCGTAGCCGCAGTGGGAGCCGAAGCCCGCGTACACCGCGCCGTCCATGAGCAGCAGGCCGGGGCGCTGCATCGCGGTGTAGGCGTTGAAGGGGCGGCCCGGGTCGTTGACCGGGGCGCCGGCCACCTTGACCGGCCAGCCGCTGCGCTCGGCGCCGGTGGTGACGTTGAGGGCGTGGACGTACCAGTTGGGCTGCTGGACGTCGGCGCCGTCGTCGGCCTTGGAGGTGAGGTAGACCGTGCCCGTCGCCGGGTCGTAGACAGGGGTCGCGGTGACGCCGATGTTCGGCACGAGGTCGCCGCACCCGATGGCCGAGACGGGTCAGGCGGCGCCCAGGCTCTTCGTCCAGATGACCACGCCGGTGGCCGAGTCCAGGCCGTACACCTTGTTGTTCTCGGTGGCGACGACGACCGTGTTCCCGACGACCAGCGGCTGGGCGTAGACCTGTCCGTCGACAGCGGTGGAGAACCGCTGGCCGAAGTCCGAGCTGGAGACCTGGCCGGGCGCGAGGCCGGGCTCGTCGGGGTCCCATCCGGTGCGGTAGGTGTCCTTGGAGACCGCGGTGACGTCGGCGGTGCGGGCTTTCTCAGAGGCGGCCGAGCAGGGCGCGACGAGACTGCCCGTGGCCAGACAGACCGTCACCACCGATGCCAGGAAACCGAATCTGTTGTGCATCCAACCGCTCCGCCCGGGTCGTCCGTGGGCGGGCCCGTCCCGCCGACCGTCATGATCGGCGGGACGGTGAGCGCTACCGGTGATCCCGTGCGGGCCGGCCCATGGGGTCCACCCGTACGGGGGTATCCCCGGCGGCCGCCTCCGGGCCGGTGTGTCCGAGGTCGGCCGCTGCCTCATGCGGGGCGATCCGGTTCCGGGCGCTCACATGCCCCGCGTCGACCGCCGACATCAGGTGCGAGGTCGCCGCTGAGCGCAGCGCCTCGGCGGGGCCGGACAGGGGGTTGCTACTGGTGGACTCGCGTAATCAACTGTCGCCGGTTTCCCGAGGAGTCCAGCCCGCTGGTGACCTTGCGTGAAGTCCCGACATAAGAAGGTGGAGAACGTCCGCCGATACTTCAAGCCTTCGGAAGGCCATCGCAACAGCCGATGTCGTCGGTGTCGAAGTCGTTCTCGCACATCGGGCAGCCGGTGCCGATCTGGTGCGCGGTGAAGTCCGCCGGCCAGGCGCTGCTGGCTGGTGAGTGCGCGGACTGAGACAGAGGGGGGCCGGGGATCATTGTAGGTTCCGCTTGATCGTGAGCAGTGGTTCCTGCGGAAACGCTGGAATCCGCGCGTGACGCGCAGCGCGCGCGACGGCGATCTGTGGGGGTGTCCGGCGGCCTCGTCGGCCTGTGCCAGCGAGGGCCGCGGTCGGGCTAGTTCTGGGCGCCGGTGAACCAGCGGGTGGCCGCCTGCTCGAACGTGCCGGGGTCCAGGTCCTGCCCGGCGGCCCAGGCCACGACGCCGTCGGGGCGGACGAGAACCGCGGTGAAGCCGAGGTCGTTGCGCGCCGGGCCGGCCGCGTACTGGATCCGGCCCTCCCAGTTCTTCGCCGCACGCTGGAGCTGGTCGTCGGTGCGGAAGTCGAGCAAGACGCCCTGGCCCTGGCGGAGCAGGTCGCCCAGGCGGGTGCCGTCCTCGAAGCGGAATTCGGGGGTGGTGCAGCCCACGAGGGGGTGAGCGTCGCCCAGGTCGTAGCGGTTGAACAGACCTGTCGTCCGCCGGTAGGCGAGGGTCGTGCCGTCCGTGGTGCTCAGCAGCTGGTGGACCAGCTGTCGCAGCGCGGGGGCGTTGGGGCCCGGCTTCATGGTCGCCACCTGGGCCCGCGACCAGTCCAGCACCGCAGCTCCCACCGGGTGGCGCTCGCTGGTGTAGGTGTCGAGCAGGCCCTCGGGCGCGGTGCCGCGCACGGTCGCAGCGAGCTTCCAGCCGAGGTTGGCCGCGTCCCCGATGCCGAGGTTGAGACCCTGGCCGCCAAGGGGCGAGTGAATGTGCGCGGCATCCCCGGCCAGCAGGACACGCCCCTTGCGGTACGTCGTGGTCTGCATGGCACGGTCGGTGAAGCTCGACGCCAGATGCACCTCGGTCAGCGACACGGCGGTACCCGTGATGCGGCGCAGGACATCCTGGAGGCGCTCGCGGGTCAGCGGCTGGGACCGGTCGAAGGCGCCGCCGTCAAAGTCCATCATGCCCAGGTGCCCCTCGAAGGGCGTGCGCAGATACATGCCGTTGTCCGTCAGGTTGAAGCCCAGCGACAACTGGTCGGGGTCGGCGAAGGTGATCTTGGCGACGTAGCCGGTGAACAGTGGATCCGTGCCGATGAAGTCGAAACCCGCCAGGCCCCGCACCGTGCTGCGTCCGCCGTCGCACCCGACCAGGTAGCGCGCCTGGTACTCCTGGCCCCCGGCCGTGACCGTGACATGGACGTCGTCTTGCGTGAGGGCCGTGACGGGCTTGGCGCGCAGGATCTCCACGCCGAGTTCGGCGGCGCGCTCGGCCATGACCGAGGTGACCGCCTCCAGGCTGGTCATGAAGCCTTCCATCGCCGGGCTGGGCAGCCGGAAGGGCAGCGAGGCCACGTCGATGTCGGCCGCGTTGAGGCCCATGCCGGCGAAGTGGCTGACGTCCCGGGGATCCGGTGCCTGGATGGCGTCGGGGGCCGCGCCGACCTTCGCCGGGTCGGCGTGCGAAGCGCCTATCACTGCTTCCAGCAGGCCGCGGCGGTGGAACGTCTCGGCCGACCCGGCGCTCAGGCCGCGCAAGCCCAACGGGAGCGCCTTCCACGGTGACGTGGCTTCCTCGTCGCGCTCCAGAACCAGGACGCGGGCGCCGCCCAGGGCGAGCTCGGTGGCCAGGAACAGGCCGACCGGGCCGCCGCCTGCGATTACTACGTCACGCATGAGGGGATGCCTTTCTGAGACGCGTGCTGGGGGTGGGCCGGCCGGGATGGGTCAGCCGAGCCGGGTGAGGCCGTCGAGAATCACGGCGATGCCGGTGAGGAACTGCTCGCGGTCGTCGTGCGTGTTTATCTGGGCGACGATCGCGTGCATGAACGGGTAGTCCTCGGCATTGAGGTCATGCCAGGCCGCCGCGGTCGCGTCGAGGAACTCGCCGCGGTCGTGCGAGCCGTCGGGCGCGTCGCCCTCCATCCGGGTGTTCTGGCTGACGGCGCCGAGGATGTAGTGCACCAGCGTCGACGCCGCGTCGAACCAGGACGCCTGCGGTACACCCAGCGCGCCGACCTGGCGGCCGATCCGCTCGAAGATGCCGACCGTCACCGGGCCGAACGGCTTGCGGACCACCTGCTGGGTCAGCCGCGTCGCGAGCCACTGGTGCTCGGCGATTACGTCGAACAGGGCCAGCGCCACGGTGCGGATCTCGTCCCCGGGCGCGGCTGAAGCCTGTGCGGGCTTTGCGGCCAGGGCCGCGGTGACGAGCGTCTCGGTCGCCGTGTCCAGCAGGTCGTCCCGGCTGCCCACCCGGTAGTAGATCGCTCCCGAGCCGGTGGACAGGCGCTCAGTGAGCGCCCGCGTGGTCATGGCGCCCTCGCCGCCCGCGTCGAGCAGCTCGATCGCCGTCTCGATGATCCGCTCCCGGGAGAGCACCTGGTTGCGTCGCTCTGAGCGGGGGTTTCTCGTTGCCATGTCTCCATCGTGACACACTTGGAGCGCTGCACCAAATTGGTTTGATGCTCCAAGAGGGGTGAGGATCGGCTGTTTCCAGCAGCATCGGCGAACAGCAGGGGCACGGTGGCGCAGTATTGCCCGACGCGAGCACGCAGCGAGTTGCTCATGTGGCGCATCCCGCCATGGGACGGCGTCGCACCGCATTCGAGATTCGGAGCCGTCGACCGTGCAGGGGTCACGGTGAGTGGTCGTCGAGCAGGGAGAGGAGACGAGTGGCTTCGTCGAGGAAGCGGCGTCCGTCTTGGTGATGGTGAGGGGCCGGGACCGGCCGGTGCCGATGATGGTGAAGCCCGCCGTCTCCTCGACTCGCTTCAGTTGGTAGTTGAGAGTTCCCCAGGCCACCCCGAGTTCGGCAGCGGCGCCTCGAAGAGTGTCGTGTCTGGAGATCACCGTGAGGTGCCGTAGTCGCTGTATGCAATTCTTCGTCCGGCTGACGGCGTGCATCGCGGGGGACAGATCGGTGTCGAGTGATGCGAAGGGGTTGGTGAACTGACTGGTGGGGTGTCGGGGGATGCCCCCATGTCTTCACGAGTCGCATCACGTCGTCCTTGCGAACGCCGAGTTCACGCGCGATGTCGGGTGAGGAGCGCCCCTTGTGGTGGTACTCCTTCTCCAGCCAGGTGCGGGAGATGGTCTTCTTGAGATGGCCGGCTGGGCGGCGTCGGCGGAGCGGGATGCCTGCT
It includes:
- a CDS encoding DUF4240 domain-containing protein codes for the protein MDINEWWGFVDRARAAVGDRADDRELPDDPLPEALVDVLAALEPAEIVDFYVKYVEVKDSAYQYSLCMAAYLIEGSYTDDGFSDFRGGLILLGRDTFSRAVANPDFLADLPTVTCMSREEGGWIGYESVSYLISDAYRRVRGETDSLDTAVETALRAMARPDKPLGEKWNWDPEDERQIRRRLPRLAALFLS
- a CDS encoding VOC family protein; amino-acid sequence: MSTIKQVQVTFDCAEPARLAGFWCEVLGYVVPPVPAGFATWEDYHRSLPPEDQVIYFACSDPSGVGPRLLFQRVPEGKVVKNRLHLDVRAGIGLVGEERLATLEAECARLVALGAEHVRTMRADGENESCIVMRDIEGNEFCLD
- a CDS encoding helix-turn-helix domain-containing protein is translated as MEVMTLADFRERTRDWPWHIATPHRADFHALMLVTAGTLRHRVDFTGYVLPPGSWLWIRPGQVHQWQNPEQAEAVLIFFQEDFVAPETAELAGLGTGTAPMPLYSPDPSEAPVLAAAAEQLAAEFSQSHRHPLPVHTALLHRLLDVVLLRLAHLRQHGQAAESAPEPFLRFRDAVERGFSRTHRIDDYARELGYSTRTLTRATQTAAGLSAKDYLDQRLVLEAKRLLAHGTEPASTIAARLGFTSATHFGKFFQRHTGRTPLGFRASQRTSPPA
- a CDS encoding MBL fold metallo-hydrolase; the encoded protein is MHGTLTIIDKGQVRIHSYVSPEDGLGVTTQLIETPSRIIAVDAQFVLAYADEVVAYAKSLGKPLDRLVISHAHPDHYQGAARFGVPVHALPETVAEIVAMGAKTDLPTGAEIPLADMTPTVEITPGTEVIDGIPFVFEKVTGGEIHTTLVIKLPEQGVLVAQDVAYNHTHLWFLDKDFDGWQANIDRFAAETEYDTILPGHGEPTTPAIWAELTDYVNAGRELLGDDGDAYKKAITERYPAYQGAALIDVANTYMFGPKN
- a CDS encoding nuclear transport factor 2 family protein, with the protein product MAGQRTATRRILLATVATSALLGAATVPAIASPPVSAGHAFGHVDGGARLDYQKTVAVRVLKGAFEQGDTEVVDRFVRADYIQHNPLASDGPEALKNFAAGLHQQFPDTKYDVKRVISENDLVVVHSNLVLTPGSRGSAVFDIFRFQDGKIAEHWDTLQDVPGSSVNGNDMFSTISRPHTGQPGPRGLTASNKKLVIKAFDQLIVGKDLSALDTYWSAGYHQHNPGIADGVAGARDGLGAYFRAFPELTVSRKRVVAEGDLVAVHSHYVNAPGERGQSVVDLFRVQGGKIVEHWDVLQDVPATSANDNTMF
- a CDS encoding PQQ-binding-like beta-propeller repeat protein → MPNIGVTATPVYDPATGTVYLTSKADDGADVQQPNWYVHALNVTTGAERSGWPVKVAGAPVNDPGRPFNAYTAMQRPGLLLMDGAVYAGFGSHCGYAPYVGHVLRVDTATRGTTLWSTVTSSDNGKGGVWMSGGGLVSDGPGRILLSTGNGTSPAAGPGAKPPGQLGDSVVRLGVNSDGTLSAQDFFSPSNAPVLDLLDADLGSGGPAALPDDVFGTAQHPHLLVQIGKDGRLFLLDRDDLGGRSQGASGADKVLGTFGPYEGVWGHPGVYGGEGGYVYTIGGRGPLRAFKYGVNGVGLPGLSDAGRSTETFGFASGSPVITSTGTTPGSAVVWAVYSDGSSGANGQLRAYEATPVDGTLKKLWSAPIGVASKFSVPATDGGRVYVGTRDGHVLAFGRPAGAALTGRPVRSGDTPTGGGPGHALAPAPWAADPRLLERARRSGPPR
- a CDS encoding outer membrane protein assembly factor BamB family protein, giving the protein MHNRFGFLASVVTVCLATGSLVAPCSAASEKARTADVTAVSKDTYRTGWDPDEPGLAPGQVSSSDFGQRFSTAVDGQVYAQPLVVGNTVVVATENNKVYGLDSATGVVIWTKSLGAA
- a CDS encoding FAD-dependent oxidoreductase; amino-acid sequence: MRDVVIAGGGPVGLFLATELALGGARVLVLERDEEATSPWKALPLGLRGLSAGSAETFHRRGLLEAVIGASHADPAKVGAAPDAIQAPDPRDVSHFAGMGLNAADIDVASLPFRLPSPAMEGFMTSLEAVTSVMAERAAELGVEILRAKPVTALTQDDVHVTVTAGGQEYQARYLVGCDGGRSTVRGLAGFDFIGTDPLFTGYVAKITFADPDQLSLGFNLTDNGMYLRTPFEGHLGMMDFDGGAFDRSQPLTRERLQDVLRRITGTAVSLTEVHLASSFTDRAMQTTTYRKGRVLLAGDAAHIHSPLGGQGLNLGIGDAANLGWKLAATVRGTAPEGLLDTYTSERHPVGAAVLDWSRAQVATMKPGPNAPALRQLVHQLLSTTDGTTLAYRRTTGLFNRYDLGDAHPLVGCTTPEFRFEDGTRLGDLLRQGQGVLLDFRTDDQLQRAAKNWEGRIQYAAGPARNDLGFTAVLVRPDGVVAWAAGQDLDPGTFEQAATRWFTGAQN
- a CDS encoding TetR/AcrR family transcriptional regulator — translated: MATRNPRSERRNQVLSRERIIETAIELLDAGGEGAMTTRALTERLSTGSGAIYYRVGSRDDLLDTATETLVTAALAAKPAQASAAPGDEIRTVALALFDVIAEHQWLATRLTQQVVRKPFGPVTVGIFERIGRQVGALGVPQASWFDAASTLVHYILGAVSQNTRMEGDAPDGSHDRGEFLDATAAAWHDLNAEDYPFMHAIVAQINTHDDREQFLTGIAVILDGLTRLG